In Deltaproteobacteria bacterium, a single genomic region encodes these proteins:
- a CDS encoding alkane 1-monooxygenase, protein MRVAGYFLVFAIPLLVIAGARAGAWYSGAAILFVFGVVPLLDAWVGRDARNPEASPSASRWHFDVPLVTWVIVQLLVEVWLVARTSHAISIASRLDVSSVLAIVSLGLMTGGIGITIAHELMHRPQRWARALAELLMSSVAYAHFCVEHVHGHHRNVATPEDPASSRLGESLWAFLPRTVVGGFASAWGIEAERMRRAGRPALHPSNRMLRYAAVQAVVIGLLAATLGAVGVAVYLAQAAVAIAMLEIVNYVEHYGLVRARGAEGRYERVAPRHSWNANHRVSNWLLFNLQRHSDHHYLASRPYDALRHHDDVPQLPAGYATMVLLALVPPLWRRVMDPRVAAARAEFFAPPAAAASRS, encoded by the coding sequence ATGCGCGTGGCCGGGTACTTCCTCGTGTTCGCGATTCCGTTGCTCGTGATCGCAGGCGCTCGCGCGGGCGCCTGGTACAGCGGCGCTGCGATCCTCTTCGTGTTCGGCGTGGTGCCGCTGCTCGACGCGTGGGTCGGTCGAGATGCGCGCAACCCCGAGGCGTCGCCGAGTGCGTCGCGCTGGCACTTCGACGTGCCGCTGGTGACGTGGGTCATCGTGCAGCTGTTGGTCGAGGTGTGGCTCGTGGCACGCACGAGCCACGCGATCTCGATCGCGTCACGGCTCGACGTCTCGAGCGTGCTGGCGATCGTCTCGCTGGGCCTCATGACCGGCGGCATCGGCATCACCATCGCGCACGAGCTCATGCATCGGCCGCAGCGATGGGCGCGGGCGTTGGCGGAGCTGCTGATGAGCTCGGTCGCCTACGCCCACTTCTGCGTCGAGCACGTGCACGGTCATCACCGCAACGTCGCGACCCCGGAGGATCCCGCGAGCTCTCGGCTCGGCGAGAGCCTGTGGGCGTTCCTGCCGCGCACGGTCGTCGGCGGCTTCGCGAGCGCGTGGGGCATCGAGGCCGAGCGCATGCGTCGTGCAGGCCGTCCGGCGCTGCACCCGAGCAACCGAATGCTGCGCTACGCGGCGGTACAGGCCGTCGTGATCGGGCTGCTCGCAGCCACGCTCGGGGCGGTCGGCGTGGCGGTCTACCTGGCTCAGGCCGCGGTCGCGATCGCGATGCTCGAGATCGTGAACTACGTCGAGCACTACGGCCTGGTACGCGCGCGCGGTGCCGAGGGGCGTTACGAGCGGGTGGCACCGCGCCACTCGTGGAACGCCAACCACCGCGTCAGCAACTGGCTGCTGTTCAACCTCCAGCGCCACTCCGATCACCACTACCTCGCGAGTCGACCCTATGACGCGCTGCGCCACCACGACGACGTGCCGCAGCTCCCCGCGGGCTACGCCACGATGGTGCTGCTCGCGCTCGTGCCGCCGCTGTGGCGACGCGTGATGGACCCGCGCGTGGCCGCGGCGCGGGCCGAGTTCTTCGCGCCGCCGGCGGCTGCGGCCTCCAGGTCGTAG
- a CDS encoding FIST C-terminal domain-containing protein, with the protein MQWCSEVSIAPSFVDALAEAATGVRRKLGVVAPDVVFAFASPHHREHFDVLAETIADACGAPVVFGCSGGGVIGGEREVERKPALSLVAAILPGVQLRAVHCSPEELGDRDGARDDWHARLGMGPDDVEALITMLDPFSCEPAPLLRQLDLALPTSAIVGGVASGGQNAGEVALFADGLCHRSGMIALAMGGNLRVDTLLAQGCRPIGEPMFVTRAEAGMAYELDGRVSAKVLQELYERSSPPDRQRMRSALFLGVVMEAGHERYRTGDFLVRNIVGLDARTGGLAVTSALLRGMVVQFHVRDAETSANDLARQLTAARGEGVRPNGALMFSCLGRGQGLYGRPDFDLEAIRDTFGELPIGGFFGNGEIGPLGHHRGRTFMHGYTTALAMFSRRHVD; encoded by the coding sequence ATGCAGTGGTGCTCTGAGGTCTCGATCGCGCCGAGCTTCGTCGATGCGTTGGCGGAGGCGGCCACCGGCGTCCGGCGCAAGCTCGGTGTGGTCGCACCCGACGTCGTGTTCGCGTTCGCGTCGCCCCACCACCGTGAGCACTTCGACGTGTTGGCCGAGACGATCGCCGACGCCTGCGGTGCGCCGGTCGTGTTCGGTTGCTCCGGCGGCGGCGTGATCGGTGGCGAGCGCGAGGTCGAGCGCAAGCCGGCGCTGTCGTTGGTCGCGGCCATCCTCCCCGGCGTGCAGCTGCGAGCGGTGCACTGCAGCCCGGAGGAGCTCGGCGACCGCGACGGTGCGCGCGACGACTGGCATGCACGCCTCGGCATGGGCCCCGACGACGTCGAGGCGCTCATCACGATGCTCGATCCGTTCAGCTGCGAACCGGCGCCGCTGCTGCGCCAGCTCGACCTCGCGCTGCCGACGTCCGCCATCGTCGGCGGCGTCGCATCGGGCGGACAGAACGCCGGTGAGGTGGCCTTGTTCGCCGACGGGCTGTGCCACCGAAGCGGGATGATCGCGCTGGCGATGGGCGGCAACCTGCGCGTCGACACCCTGCTGGCGCAGGGTTGTCGGCCGATCGGGGAGCCGATGTTCGTCACCCGCGCCGAGGCCGGCATGGCCTACGAGCTCGATGGACGGGTATCGGCGAAGGTGCTGCAGGAGCTGTACGAGCGCAGCTCGCCGCCGGACCGCCAGCGCATGCGCAGCGCGCTGTTCCTCGGCGTGGTGATGGAGGCCGGACACGAGCGCTACCGCACCGGCGATTTCCTCGTGCGCAACATCGTGGGTCTCGACGCCCGCACCGGCGGCCTCGCCGTGACGTCGGCGCTGCTTCGCGGCATGGTGGTGCAGTTCCACGTCCGCGACGCCGAGACCTCGGCCAACGACCTCGCGCGGCAGCTGACCGCCGCGCGCGGCGAGGGCGTGCGGCCCAACGGCGCGCTCATGTTCAGCTGCCTCGGTCGCGGCCAAGGTCTCTACGGCCGCCCCGACTTCGACCTCGAGGCCATCCGCGACACCTTCGGCGAGCTCCCGATCGGCGGGTTCTTCGGCAACGGCGAGATCGGCCCGCTCGGGCACCACCGCGGACGGACGTTCATGCACGGCTACACCACCGCGCTCGCGATGTTCTCGCGCCGTCACGTCGACTGA
- a CDS encoding PKD domain-containing protein: MRIGAGLRAVTAGAGVRALAPWLAATALLGAATTAQAGNFPPVAKAAATPYEALLGEVVLFDSAGTFDPDDGPQPLTLDWDLGDGTVASGPQTSHAYDTLGLHTAVLTASDGVSTTLAFIDVVVVLPPTATAPRHSAALVLSPDQTELAVANTDSDSVSIVSVDRRSVVELEVGDAPLSLAYADDGSALVVACGGDRGLWHVDPVAGTAARSTELPSTPGELVALADGRVLVTLPSLAAVAIVDDGEVSLIATAASPRAIAVDAGGTTAWVTHFLTTGDHGLVSRVDLQTGELVGEITLAEDLGPDTTASGRGFPNLLGTAVLTPAGDALWVGGLKSNTGRGAFVDGNDLTPHNRVRGAMFAIDAVGGELELTTRRLDTNDADSVAAIAFSPRGRYAYLLHRGAGMLSVYDLPKAALVDASDGSVASFETRIDLGHVPDAIAITDDGTRAWVRNELTRDVMELDLTEPTAAAVVATIAVTDEPLSPQLLLGKQMFNRSRGPEHSEQNYIACASCHPSGGHDGRTWDFTQTGEGLRNTIDLRGHAGMGHGPVHWSANFDEIQDFENDIVDGFGGSGLAHDGMPPFAPLEGPPNAGRSAELDALAAYVTSLDAAPGSPWRTELGGLDAAAQRGKALFYDEVIACASCHAPPRFTDSTLAADAFVLHDVGTLLPSSGGRLGGPLVGLDTPSVLGVWATPPYLHDGRAADLLEVLTLHNPDDQHGHTSQLSDAELDDLIAFLLALDGSADELPPDDGGDDSSGGDDGRGSSSGEDADGGGDTTGTTEGEDATTTAGATAEADHGGCACRTRAGSSPAFALMTITALALRRRRKEATP, translated from the coding sequence ATGCGCATCGGCGCGGGCCTGCGCGCGGTGACGGCCGGCGCGGGCGTGCGCGCGCTCGCGCCATGGCTCGCCGCGACCGCGTTGCTCGGCGCCGCCACGACCGCGCAGGCCGGCAACTTCCCACCGGTGGCCAAGGCCGCCGCGACCCCGTACGAGGCGTTGTTGGGCGAGGTGGTGCTGTTCGACAGCGCCGGGACCTTCGATCCCGACGACGGCCCGCAGCCGCTCACGTTGGACTGGGACCTCGGCGACGGCACCGTCGCCAGCGGGCCGCAGACCAGCCACGCCTACGACACGCTGGGGCTGCACACGGCGGTGCTGACCGCCAGTGACGGCGTCTCCACCACGCTGGCGTTCATCGACGTGGTGGTCGTGTTGCCGCCGACTGCGACCGCGCCGCGTCACTCGGCCGCGCTGGTGCTGTCCCCCGACCAGACCGAGCTCGCGGTCGCCAACACCGACAGCGACTCGGTGTCGATCGTATCGGTCGATCGCCGCAGTGTCGTCGAGCTCGAGGTCGGCGACGCGCCGCTGTCGCTCGCGTACGCCGACGACGGCAGCGCGCTCGTGGTCGCGTGCGGTGGCGATCGGGGGTTGTGGCACGTGGACCCTGTGGCCGGTACCGCCGCCCGGAGTACCGAGCTGCCGTCGACGCCCGGCGAGCTGGTCGCGCTCGCCGACGGTCGTGTGCTCGTGACCCTGCCCAGCCTCGCCGCGGTCGCCATCGTCGACGATGGCGAGGTGTCGTTGATCGCGACCGCAGCGTCGCCACGCGCGATCGCAGTCGATGCGGGCGGCACGACCGCGTGGGTCACCCACTTCCTGACCACCGGCGACCACGGTCTCGTGAGCCGCGTCGATCTACAGACGGGGGAGCTCGTCGGCGAGATCACCCTCGCCGAGGATCTCGGCCCCGACACCACCGCGTCGGGGCGCGGCTTCCCGAACCTGCTCGGGACCGCGGTGCTGACCCCCGCCGGCGATGCGCTGTGGGTCGGTGGCCTCAAGTCCAACACCGGCCGCGGCGCGTTCGTCGACGGCAACGACCTCACGCCGCACAACCGGGTGCGCGGGGCCATGTTCGCGATCGATGCCGTCGGCGGTGAGCTCGAACTCACCACGCGCCGGCTCGACACCAACGACGCCGACAGCGTGGCCGCGATCGCGTTCTCGCCCCGCGGCCGCTATGCCTACCTGCTGCATCGCGGCGCCGGCATGCTGTCGGTCTACGACCTGCCCAAGGCCGCGCTGGTCGACGCCAGCGACGGCAGCGTCGCGTCGTTCGAGACCCGCATCGATCTCGGTCACGTGCCCGACGCGATCGCCATCACCGACGATGGCACGCGCGCGTGGGTGCGCAACGAGCTGACGCGCGACGTGATGGAGCTCGACCTCACCGAGCCCACGGCGGCCGCCGTGGTCGCGACGATCGCGGTGACCGACGAGCCACTCTCGCCGCAGCTGTTGCTCGGCAAGCAGATGTTCAACCGCTCGCGCGGTCCCGAGCACTCCGAGCAGAATTACATCGCGTGCGCGTCATGCCACCCGAGTGGCGGTCACGACGGGCGCACCTGGGATTTCACGCAGACCGGCGAGGGACTGCGCAACACCATCGACCTGCGTGGTCACGCCGGCATGGGTCACGGTCCGGTGCACTGGAGCGCCAACTTCGACGAGATCCAGGATTTCGAGAACGACATCGTCGACGGCTTCGGCGGCAGCGGCCTGGCCCACGACGGCATGCCGCCGTTCGCCCCGCTCGAGGGCCCGCCCAACGCCGGGCGCAGCGCCGAGCTCGACGCGCTGGCCGCCTACGTGACCTCGCTCGACGCAGCGCCGGGCTCGCCGTGGCGCACCGAGCTCGGCGGCCTCGATGCGGCGGCCCAGCGCGGCAAAGCGCTCTTCTACGACGAGGTGATCGCGTGCGCGAGCTGTCACGCGCCGCCGCGCTTCACCGACAGCACGCTGGCGGCCGACGCGTTCGTGCTCCACGACGTCGGCACGCTCCTGCCGTCGTCGGGCGGCCGACTCGGTGGGCCGCTGGTGGGGCTCGACACCCCGAGCGTGCTGGGGGTGTGGGCTACGCCGCCGTACCTGCACGACGGTCGCGCGGCCGATCTGCTCGAGGTCCTGACGCTGCACAACCCCGATGATCAGCACGGTCACACCTCGCAGCTGAGCGACGCCGAGCTCGATGACCTGATCGCGTTCCTGCTCGCGCTCGACGGCAGCGCCGACGAGCTCCCACCCGACGACGGTGGCGACGACTCGAGCGGCGGCGACGACGGCAGAGGTTCGAGCTCCGGCGAGGACGCCGACGGCGGTGGGGACACCACCGGCACCACCGAAGGCGAAGACGCCACCACCACCGCAGGCGCCACCGCCGAGGCCGACCACGGCGGCTGTGCCTGCCGCACGCGCGCCGGCTCCTCGCCCGCGTTCGCGCTCATGACCATCACCGCGCTGGCGCTGCGTCGCCGTCGCAAGGAAGCCACGCCATGA
- a CDS encoding VCBS repeat-containing protein, giving the protein MNRHALRRRLLTTCALWGAAPAVAAAAPWPGLEDRSDDLATDSFAFTGTHPDMINSNENYYDGDIADFDLDGWPDRALGARYGLLLNTGEGLMTALPGYTGFLLRGMPGASGWGEDGFQWADLDNDLDPDCISGGNGEPLVLQSNRGGRFSTTWQISRSALNIVNTDVEGDGDVDLAIAHAFCSNASCGGPVQFSLLVNDGSGTMSQEAAMRGFPFGNTDFIVGVASADVDGDGDYDLMIQHGTDQGAEGASGGTQLARNDGTGHYTLEDVPLPTTCSGFGSAMTLGDIDGDLDLDLVLGRCGASFAGGDALVRHGVAVNDGSGNFTNESDARFDGADWGGAALTAGNATLGDIDYDGDLDFIALETANMGGMHHLQLYLNDGSGSFTYSSAHSQLFLSGGAALGADVEFADLDRDGAIDVWVGIGGDRVHEFFNLHAADDGLPADSPRGLTVADAVSDAVTLIWDLPQHAITSGHYRVYRSSSPGLDTRDRELVAVIGEHHGDEGLSVPITTSSGAAVLGHADASIVGGQLQFIDRGVLAGEIYQYAVGFTGTANTEAPLSPEVTAVVPAVMGADTEPPRIAVISPTEQDWYPHPRVVVQLADGGSGVDPDSVRVRFDQPLGDPGNGGRAAGADLSDLAYRLDNGVLVAAFDETLALPDAAFVTMSVTAADMDGNEVTVQQQFLATNGGGQAPTAVLGSSATAGAAPFPVEFDATGSDDGDGKLVRYEWYFGDGTTALGRKATHEYLAGGSYTATLLVRDNDGRIAIATTQVEVEGEPPPCTTGDEQACYSGPAGTEGVAMCVGGTQQCGPAGWGECVGEVTPQTEVCDDGIDNDCDGDGDGLDTDCGGAGDGSGGDASGGGSAEGGDAGGTDGATGGADGSGSDGAGATGDGDAAGCGCQQSEPATRPWWLLALAAAWPRRRRRAA; this is encoded by the coding sequence ATGAACCGCCACGCCCTTCGTCGCCGCCTGCTCACGACCTGTGCCCTGTGGGGCGCTGCGCCTGCCGTCGCCGCCGCGGCGCCGTGGCCGGGCCTCGAGGATCGCAGCGACGACCTCGCGACCGACAGCTTCGCATTCACCGGGACCCACCCGGACATGATCAACTCCAACGAGAACTACTACGACGGCGACATCGCCGACTTCGATCTCGATGGCTGGCCTGATCGCGCGCTCGGTGCTCGCTACGGCCTGTTACTCAACACCGGCGAGGGCCTGATGACGGCGCTACCGGGGTACACCGGGTTCTTGCTGCGCGGTATGCCGGGCGCGTCCGGCTGGGGCGAAGACGGCTTCCAGTGGGCCGACCTCGACAACGATCTCGATCCCGACTGCATCTCGGGTGGCAACGGCGAGCCGCTGGTGCTGCAGAGCAACCGCGGCGGGCGCTTCTCGACCACGTGGCAGATCTCGCGCAGCGCGCTCAACATCGTCAACACCGACGTCGAGGGCGACGGTGACGTCGACCTCGCGATCGCCCACGCGTTCTGCTCCAACGCGTCGTGCGGCGGCCCGGTGCAGTTCAGCCTGCTCGTCAACGACGGCAGCGGGACCATGAGCCAGGAGGCGGCGATGCGCGGCTTCCCCTTCGGCAACACCGACTTCATCGTGGGCGTCGCGTCGGCCGACGTCGACGGCGACGGCGACTACGACCTCATGATCCAGCACGGCACCGACCAGGGGGCCGAGGGGGCCAGCGGTGGCACGCAGCTGGCGCGCAACGACGGCACCGGTCACTACACCCTCGAGGATGTGCCGCTGCCGACGACGTGCTCGGGCTTCGGCAGCGCGATGACGTTGGGCGACATCGATGGCGATCTCGATCTCGATCTCGTGCTGGGTCGCTGTGGCGCGTCGTTCGCCGGCGGTGACGCGCTCGTGCGGCACGGTGTCGCCGTGAACGACGGCAGCGGCAACTTCACCAACGAGTCGGACGCGCGCTTCGATGGCGCCGACTGGGGCGGTGCGGCACTGACGGCCGGCAACGCGACGCTGGGCGACATCGACTACGACGGTGATCTCGACTTCATCGCGCTCGAGACCGCCAACATGGGCGGCATGCACCACCTGCAGCTGTACCTCAACGACGGTAGCGGCAGCTTCACGTATTCGAGCGCGCACTCGCAGCTGTTCCTCTCGGGCGGCGCAGCGCTCGGCGCCGACGTCGAGTTCGCCGATCTCGATCGCGACGGCGCAATCGACGTTTGGGTTGGCATTGGTGGCGACCGGGTGCACGAGTTCTTCAATCTGCACGCAGCCGACGACGGCCTGCCCGCCGACAGCCCGCGGGGGCTCACCGTCGCCGACGCAGTCAGCGATGCCGTCACGCTGATTTGGGACCTGCCCCAGCACGCAATCACGAGCGGTCACTACCGCGTGTACCGCTCGTCCTCGCCCGGCCTCGACACCCGCGACCGCGAGCTGGTCGCGGTCATCGGTGAGCACCACGGCGACGAGGGGCTCTCGGTGCCGATCACCACCTCGAGCGGCGCGGCCGTGCTCGGCCATGCGGACGCCAGCATCGTCGGCGGACAGCTGCAGTTCATCGATCGCGGCGTCTTGGCCGGCGAGATCTACCAGTACGCCGTGGGCTTCACCGGCACCGCGAACACCGAGGCGCCGCTCTCGCCCGAGGTCACCGCGGTGGTGCCCGCGGTGATGGGTGCCGATACCGAGCCGCCGCGCATCGCGGTCATCTCACCGACCGAGCAGGACTGGTATCCGCATCCTCGCGTGGTCGTGCAGCTCGCCGACGGTGGCAGCGGGGTCGATCCCGACTCGGTTCGCGTGCGCTTCGACCAGCCGCTGGGCGACCCCGGCAATGGTGGTCGCGCGGCGGGGGCGGATCTCAGCGATCTCGCGTACCGTCTCGACAACGGCGTGCTCGTGGCCGCGTTCGACGAGACGCTCGCGCTGCCCGATGCCGCGTTCGTGACGATGTCGGTGACCGCCGCGGACATGGATGGCAACGAGGTCACCGTGCAGCAGCAGTTCCTCGCCACCAACGGCGGGGGCCAGGCTCCGACCGCCGTGCTGGGTAGCTCGGCGACCGCCGGTGCGGCGCCGTTCCCGGTCGAATTCGACGCGACCGGCAGCGACGACGGCGACGGCAAGCTGGTGCGATACGAGTGGTACTTCGGCGATGGCACCACCGCGCTCGGGCGCAAGGCCACGCACGAGTACCTCGCTGGCGGCAGCTACACCGCGACCTTGCTCGTGCGGGACAACGACGGTCGCATCGCGATCGCGACCACGCAGGTCGAAGTCGAAGGTGAGCCACCGCCGTGCACGACGGGTGACGAGCAGGCCTGCTACTCCGGTCCCGCCGGCACCGAAGGCGTCGCGATGTGCGTCGGTGGGACCCAGCAGTGCGGCCCGGCCGGCTGGGGCGAGTGTGTCGGCGAGGTCACGCCGCAGACCGAGGTCTGCGACGACGGCATCGACAACGATTGCGACGGTGACGGCGACGGTCTCGACACCGACTGTGGCGGCGCCGGTGATGGCAGCGGCGGCGATGCCAGCGGCGGTGGCTCGGCCGAGGGTGGCGATGCCGGCGGCACCGACGGTGCGACCGGCGGCGCCGATGGCAGCGGCTCCGACGGTGCCGGTGCCACCGGTGACGGCGACGCGGCCGGCTGCGGCTGCCAGCAGTCCGAGCCCGCCACCCGCCCGTGGTGGTTGCTCGCGCTTGCGGCTGCGTGGCCGCGTCGGCGTCGGCGCGCGGCCTGA
- the mscL gene encoding large-conductance mechanosensitive channel protein MscL: protein MGLMQEFKEFAVKGNVVDMAVGVIIGGAFGKIVASAVEDVVMPPLGLLLGGVDFSDLAVQLKAAVGDKPAVMLRWGKFVQMCIDFTIMAFAVFMMVRAMNRLKKPVAAPPPAGPTKDQELLMEIRDLLKKP, encoded by the coding sequence ATGGGCTTGATGCAAGAGTTCAAAGAGTTCGCCGTAAAGGGCAACGTGGTCGACATGGCCGTCGGTGTCATCATCGGCGGTGCCTTCGGCAAGATCGTCGCATCGGCGGTCGAGGACGTCGTGATGCCGCCGCTGGGGCTCTTGCTCGGCGGCGTGGACTTCAGCGATCTCGCGGTCCAGCTGAAGGCCGCGGTCGGTGACAAGCCGGCGGTGATGCTGCGGTGGGGCAAGTTCGTGCAGATGTGCATCGACTTCACCATCATGGCGTTCGCGGTGTTCATGATGGTCCGCGCCATGAACCGCCTGAAGAAGCCAGTCGCCGCGCCGCCGCCGGCCGGTCCCACCAAGGACCAAGAGCTGCTGATGGAGATCCGCGATCTACTGAAGAAGCCGTGA
- a CDS encoding alpha-glucosidase C-terminal domain-containing protein encodes MPTIAQRPVRAAVFGVAALLSSWGCGESTPADARAGTCEAVIWARPRRAGTEVSVQGEWDGWNSTIALQRHGEPPWQYVRLRLPPGEYGYLLVEAGTAHVDPLVGLGGFRSGDELEVSWLVVDDCEQPRVRPRRDDDGRWRAELSAAQGGAPIERLELRIDGTVRDELAVVEAEPTIPLPPLDRGRHTLELVAIDADGARGPAAPAVHWQDPVAAQLDDAIIYQVLIDRFRGDDGAALAPPVDPGARAGGTLDGVRAMIEQGYFERFGVSTLWLSPVVVNPVDARVGRDDDHLYTGYHGYWPVDTRTVEPRIGGEAALTAVVELAHEHGLRVLLDLVPNHYDETNPRVAAHEAEGWFNTREPPCICGAPDCPWSSDIETCWFTPYLPDVRLQQRDALAFAIDDARQWVDRFGVDGFRVDAVPMMPRAATRRIYDGVRRAVGPREGTSFVGEVFTGAGAGGIAALRYHLGPDGLDSAFDFPTMWALRDVLRGDAGFEQLVTTMAAQDEALIGSGSVLARMLGNHDTTRFVTALAGDEDADAWTAPAPEVLAPEVLARVRLGFVLLFTLPGMPVLYYGDELALAGAADPDNRRVMPDDADVAPEPMALREVVAALGRLRRCAITLRRGGWRSLGATADQLAFVRELAGQDDVLVVVSRADAASALSVPAAVEPGWYKDAMSGERFEVGAGGVTLELPPFGARVLLPESHACL; translated from the coding sequence ATGCCGACGATCGCACAGCGCCCCGTGCGGGCCGCCGTCTTCGGTGTCGCGGCGCTGCTGTCGTCGTGGGGCTGTGGCGAGTCGACGCCCGCGGACGCGCGCGCGGGCACGTGCGAGGCGGTGATCTGGGCGCGGCCGCGACGTGCGGGCACCGAGGTGTCGGTGCAGGGCGAGTGGGACGGGTGGAACTCGACGATCGCGCTGCAGCGCCACGGGGAGCCGCCGTGGCAGTACGTGCGCCTGCGTCTGCCGCCGGGCGAGTACGGCTACCTGCTTGTGGAGGCCGGCACCGCCCACGTCGATCCCCTGGTCGGGCTCGGCGGCTTCCGCAGCGGTGACGAGCTCGAGGTGTCGTGGCTGGTGGTCGACGACTGCGAGCAGCCGCGCGTGCGCCCGCGACGGGACGACGACGGTCGCTGGCGTGCGGAGCTGTCGGCCGCGCAGGGCGGCGCGCCGATCGAACGCCTCGAGCTACGCATCGACGGCACCGTGCGTGACGAGCTCGCCGTCGTCGAGGCCGAGCCGACCATCCCGCTGCCGCCGCTCGATCGTGGTCGCCACACGCTCGAGCTGGTGGCGATCGATGCCGATGGCGCGCGCGGACCCGCGGCGCCGGCGGTCCACTGGCAGGACCCGGTCGCCGCGCAGCTCGACGACGCCATCATCTACCAGGTGCTGATCGATCGCTTTCGTGGCGACGACGGTGCCGCGCTGGCGCCCCCGGTCGACCCTGGTGCGCGCGCAGGCGGCACGCTCGACGGCGTACGGGCGATGATCGAGCAGGGCTACTTCGAGCGCTTCGGTGTCAGCACGCTGTGGCTGTCACCCGTGGTGGTGAATCCCGTCGACGCCCGCGTCGGCCGCGACGATGATCATCTCTACACCGGCTACCACGGCTACTGGCCGGTCGACACCCGCACGGTCGAACCACGCATCGGCGGCGAGGCGGCGCTGACCGCCGTGGTCGAGCTCGCCCACGAGCATGGGCTGCGCGTGCTGCTCGACCTGGTGCCCAACCACTATGACGAGACCAACCCGCGCGTCGCGGCGCACGAAGCCGAGGGTTGGTTCAACACGCGGGAGCCGCCGTGCATCTGCGGCGCCCCGGACTGCCCGTGGTCGAGCGACATCGAGACCTGCTGGTTCACGCCGTATCTGCCCGACGTGCGGCTGCAACAGCGCGACGCGCTCGCGTTCGCGATCGACGACGCGCGGCAGTGGGTCGACCGGTTCGGGGTCGACGGCTTTCGTGTCGACGCGGTGCCGATGATGCCGCGGGCGGCGACCCGTCGCATCTACGACGGCGTGCGGCGTGCGGTCGGCCCGCGCGAAGGCACCAGCTTCGTCGGCGAGGTCTTCACCGGCGCGGGCGCGGGAGGCATCGCGGCGCTGCGCTATCACCTCGGGCCCGACGGCCTCGACAGCGCGTTCGACTTCCCGACCATGTGGGCGCTGCGCGACGTGCTGCGGGGCGACGCTGGCTTCGAGCAGTTGGTCACGACCATGGCAGCTCAGGATGAGGCGTTGATCGGATCGGGCAGTGTGCTCGCGCGCATGCTCGGCAACCACGACACAACGCGCTTCGTGACCGCGCTCGCGGGCGACGAGGACGCCGATGCTTGGACCGCGCCAGCGCCCGAGGTGCTCGCGCCCGAGGTGCTCGCGCGGGTGCGACTCGGCTTCGTGCTGCTGTTCACGCTGCCGGGCATGCCGGTGCTCTACTACGGCGACGAGCTCGCGTTGGCCGGCGCCGCCGATCCCGACAACCGCCGCGTCATGCCCGACGACGCCGACGTCGCGCCCGAGCCGATGGCGCTGCGCGAGGTCGTCGCGGCACTGGGGCGATTGCGACGCTGCGCGATCACACTGCGCCGTGGGGGCTGGCGCTCGCTCGGCGCCACCGCCGACCAGCTCGCCTTCGTCCGCGAGTTGGCGGGCCAGGACGACGTCCTCGTGGTGGTCTCCCGCGCCGATGCGGCCAGCGCCCTGTCGGTGCCCGCGGCGGTCGAGCCCGGGTGGTATAAGGACGCGATGTCGGGCGAGCGCTTCGAGGTCGGCGCGGGCGGTGTGACGCTCGAGCTGCCACCGTTCGGTGCCCGCGTGTTGCTGCCGGAGAGCCATGCCTGTCTCTGA